Proteins found in one Brachypodium distachyon strain Bd21 chromosome 5, Brachypodium_distachyon_v3.0, whole genome shotgun sequence genomic segment:
- the LOC100825062 gene encoding uncharacterized protein LOC100825062 isoform X2 has translation MAPEAAQMEVERRLRDIGARFSSLPEPNTELLSLLEEADTWLSRVDQSPPTSISNALRPTMEALTKKGLLNHPDPGVKVAVASCLTEVTRITAPEAPYEDDVMRDVFTAIVVEAFGNLDDMDSPSFAKRVSILETVAKVRSCVLMLDLECEDLIRDTFHHFFRTISSTHQENVSSSMETIMMYVIQESEAVHPDLASCLLQNLRKEKKDSFPASLTLAEKIVNLCPEKLKPVFIQLLQGTPLNLYSETVESLVEGSSHARDDKDDASGKDTVADKKLPQTTVSDKSPQEISKSEKDVNCPGQDESHPCSTLTPSLNNGGASADNVKAPNGPASSKQKPELLSDDKQTKVSDELIHSDKEAPEPVTAEPGKLSGISSKKSRKLDTSTEYEVTERSKVPSVNQGLVASGELSPETNDGKNELALETGNRAADDKSKPVDSTPAVDKPKRGRPPAAKSQEKKPVGKSQVSGLESKEVRSRSASGGRAKDGVKLSSRRSNVEESSKNQPKDRSNLQKEDTLSDEETDEDQSLKEMVSPKSFTKMEKSKAQPGDSGGSKRKRSQEAEEVPPSKKNKVLDGSLIGSRIKVWWPDDKKFYNGVVKKFDANSKKHKVVYDDGDIEILLLKDEKWEFITHKQDSIDDSDLPKKRGRPKVLRSTNSMSNDDSPVTSARLKVKSAEKDAGETPKAGSSLRNEGGRLSRSSSKVSNKDEAVSTKSVNRSKDVAVSKHKESSVSNPKGPSTQKASDGSKSNGLSTKRRPREKEVSSEDEEQGSAKASIGNKRRRKVLN, from the exons ATGGCGCCGGAGGCTGCGCAGATGGAAGTTGAGCGGCGGCTGCGCGACATCGGCGCCCGCTTCTCCTCGCTACCGGAGCCCAACACTGAACTGCTATCTTTACTCGAG GAAGCGGATACCTGGTTATCCAGGGTGGATCAATCGCCGCCAACGAGCATATCCAATGCCCTGCGCCCCACGATGGaggctttgaccaaaaaaGGTCTACTAAACCACCCTGATCCAGGCGTCAAGGTTGCTGTTGCCTCTTGCTTAACTGAGGTCACCAGGATCACTGCACCAGAAGCCCCCTATGAGGATGACGTGATGAGG GATGTGTTTACTGCAATAGTCGTGGAGGCTTTTGGCAATTTGGATGATATGGACAGCCCCTCCTTTGCAAAGAGGGTTTCAATTCTTGAAACTGTTGCAAAGGTGAGGTCTTGCGTCTTGATGTTAGATCTCGAGTGTGAGGACCTGATACGGGACACATTTCACCATTTCTTCAGAACCATAAG CTCAACACATCAAGAAAATGTCAGCTCCTCTATGGAAACTATAATGATGTATGTAATCCAGGAGAGTGAGGCTGTACACCCAGATCTGGCATCGTGCCTCCTTCAGAACCttagaaaggaaaagaaa GATTCATTTCCGGCATCTTTGACGCTGGCAGAGAAGATAGTGAATCTATGTCCTGAAAAGTTAAAGCCGGTGTTTATTCAGTTGCTTCAGGGCACTCCTTTAAATTTGTACAGCGAAACTGTTGAATCATTGGTAGAAGGTTCTTCACATGCTAGAGATGACAAAGATGATGCTTCTGGAAAAGACACG GTAGCTGACAAAAAGTTACCTCAGACAACTGTTTCTGATAAGTCACCTCAG gAAATTTCAAAATCAGAGAAAGATGTCAATTGCCCTGGACAAGATGAGAGTCATCCATGCAGTACTCTCACACCTTCTTTGAACAATGGTGGTGCTTCAGCTGATAATGTCAAGGCTCCAAATGGACCAGCTTCTTCTAAACAGAAGCCTGAACTGCTTTCTGATGACAAGCAGACAAAAGTTTCTGATGAGTTGATACACAGTGACAAGGAAGCACCAGAACCAGTCACCGCGGAGCCTGGAAAGCTATCTGGTATCAGTTCAAAGAAAAGTCGCAAGCTTGACACTTCAACTGAGTATGAAGTGACTGAACGTTCTAAGGTTCCTAGCGTTAATCAGGGACTTGTGGCATCTGGGGAGTTGTCCCCAGAGACAAATGATGGTAAGAATGAGCTGGCATTAGAGACTGGCAATAGAGCTGCTGATGACAAATCAAAGCCTGTTGATAGTACACCTGCTGTAGATAAACCAAAGCGAGGCCGGCCTCCTGCAGCAAAGTCACAGGAGAAGAAGCCTGTTGGCAAGAGCCAGGTATCAGGTCTAGAATCTAAAGAAGTCCGCTCACGCAGTGCTTCTGGAGGAAGGGCTAAAGATGGTGTGAAATTGTCATCTAGAAGAAGTAACGTAGAAGAATCTTCAAAGAACCAACCAAAGGACAGGTCTAATCTGCAGAAAGAAGACACACTCTCTGATGAAGAAACTGATGAAGATCAAAGTTTGAAG GAAATGGTGTCTCCAAAATCATTTACTAAGATGGAGAAAAGCAAAGCCCAACCAGGGGACAGTGGGGGATCAAAAAGGAAACGCTCGCAGGAAGCTGAAGAG GTCCCTCCGtcgaagaaaaacaaagttcTTGATGGAAGCCTTATTGGCTCAAGAATCAAAGTATGGTGGCCTGATGACAAGAA GTTCTATAATGGCGTTGTTAAAAAATTTGACGCTAATTCAAAAAAGCACAAG GTTGTGTATGATGATGGTGACATTGAAATACTATTGCTGAAGGATGAGAAATGGGAATTCATTACCCA CAAACAGGACAGCATTGATGACAGTGATCTTCCCAAGAAGAGAGGACGTCCAAAAGTTTTGCGTTCCACCAATAGTATGTCAAATGATGATAGCCCTGTGACTTCAGCGAGATTGAAGGTGAAAAGTGCAGAAAAGGATGCGGGAGAGACACCTAAAGCTGGCAGCAGCCTTAGAAATGAAGGTGGGAGATTGTCTCGGTCCTCTAGCAAGGTGAGCAACAAGGATGAGGCTGTTAGCACTAAAAGTGTCAACAGATCAAAAGATGTGGCTGTCAGCAAGCACAAGGAATCCAGTGTATCTAATCCAAAAGGCCCAAGCACCCAGAAAGCTTCTGATGGATCCAAGTCAAATGGTCTTTCAACAAAAAGAAGGCCAAGGGAGAAAGAAGTGtcatctgaagatgaagaacaGGGGTCTGCAAAAGCATCTATTGGGAACAAGCGCAGAAGGAAGGTCCTTAACTAG
- the LOC100825062 gene encoding uncharacterized protein LOC100825062 isoform X1, with translation MAPEAAQMEVERRLRDIGARFSSLPEPNTELLSLLEEADTWLSRVDQSPPTSISNALRPTMEALTKKGLLNHPDPGVKVAVASCLTEVTRITAPEAPYEDDVMRDVFTAIVVEAFGNLDDMDSPSFAKRVSILETVAKVRSCVLMLDLECEDLIRDTFHHFFRTISSTHQENVSSSMETIMMYVIQESEAVHPDLASCLLQNLRKEKKDSFPASLTLAEKIVNLCPEKLKPVFIQLLQGTPLNLYSETVESLVEGSSHARDDKDDASGKDTVADKKLPQTTVSDKSPQEISKSEKDVNCPGQDESHPCSTLTPSLNNGGASADNVKAPNGPASSKQKPELLSDDKQTKVSDELIHSDKEAPEPVTAEPGKLSGISSKKSRKLDTSTEYEVTERSKVPSVNQGLVASGELSPETNDGKNELALETGNRAADDKSKPVDSTPAVDKPKRGRPPAAKSQEKKPVGKSQVSGLESKEVRSRSASGGRAKDGVKLSSRRSNVEESSKNQPKDRSNLQKEDTLSDEETDEDQSLKEMVSPKSFTKMEKSKAQPGDSGGSKRKRSQEAEEVPPSKKNKVLDGSLIGSRIKVWWPDDKKFYNGVVKKFDANSKKHKVVYDDGDIEILLLKDEKWEFITHSKQDSIDDSDLPKKRGRPKVLRSTNSMSNDDSPVTSARLKVKSAEKDAGETPKAGSSLRNEGGRLSRSSSKVSNKDEAVSTKSVNRSKDVAVSKHKESSVSNPKGPSTQKASDGSKSNGLSTKRRPREKEVSSEDEEQGSAKASIGNKRRRKVLN, from the exons ATGGCGCCGGAGGCTGCGCAGATGGAAGTTGAGCGGCGGCTGCGCGACATCGGCGCCCGCTTCTCCTCGCTACCGGAGCCCAACACTGAACTGCTATCTTTACTCGAG GAAGCGGATACCTGGTTATCCAGGGTGGATCAATCGCCGCCAACGAGCATATCCAATGCCCTGCGCCCCACGATGGaggctttgaccaaaaaaGGTCTACTAAACCACCCTGATCCAGGCGTCAAGGTTGCTGTTGCCTCTTGCTTAACTGAGGTCACCAGGATCACTGCACCAGAAGCCCCCTATGAGGATGACGTGATGAGG GATGTGTTTACTGCAATAGTCGTGGAGGCTTTTGGCAATTTGGATGATATGGACAGCCCCTCCTTTGCAAAGAGGGTTTCAATTCTTGAAACTGTTGCAAAGGTGAGGTCTTGCGTCTTGATGTTAGATCTCGAGTGTGAGGACCTGATACGGGACACATTTCACCATTTCTTCAGAACCATAAG CTCAACACATCAAGAAAATGTCAGCTCCTCTATGGAAACTATAATGATGTATGTAATCCAGGAGAGTGAGGCTGTACACCCAGATCTGGCATCGTGCCTCCTTCAGAACCttagaaaggaaaagaaa GATTCATTTCCGGCATCTTTGACGCTGGCAGAGAAGATAGTGAATCTATGTCCTGAAAAGTTAAAGCCGGTGTTTATTCAGTTGCTTCAGGGCACTCCTTTAAATTTGTACAGCGAAACTGTTGAATCATTGGTAGAAGGTTCTTCACATGCTAGAGATGACAAAGATGATGCTTCTGGAAAAGACACG GTAGCTGACAAAAAGTTACCTCAGACAACTGTTTCTGATAAGTCACCTCAG gAAATTTCAAAATCAGAGAAAGATGTCAATTGCCCTGGACAAGATGAGAGTCATCCATGCAGTACTCTCACACCTTCTTTGAACAATGGTGGTGCTTCAGCTGATAATGTCAAGGCTCCAAATGGACCAGCTTCTTCTAAACAGAAGCCTGAACTGCTTTCTGATGACAAGCAGACAAAAGTTTCTGATGAGTTGATACACAGTGACAAGGAAGCACCAGAACCAGTCACCGCGGAGCCTGGAAAGCTATCTGGTATCAGTTCAAAGAAAAGTCGCAAGCTTGACACTTCAACTGAGTATGAAGTGACTGAACGTTCTAAGGTTCCTAGCGTTAATCAGGGACTTGTGGCATCTGGGGAGTTGTCCCCAGAGACAAATGATGGTAAGAATGAGCTGGCATTAGAGACTGGCAATAGAGCTGCTGATGACAAATCAAAGCCTGTTGATAGTACACCTGCTGTAGATAAACCAAAGCGAGGCCGGCCTCCTGCAGCAAAGTCACAGGAGAAGAAGCCTGTTGGCAAGAGCCAGGTATCAGGTCTAGAATCTAAAGAAGTCCGCTCACGCAGTGCTTCTGGAGGAAGGGCTAAAGATGGTGTGAAATTGTCATCTAGAAGAAGTAACGTAGAAGAATCTTCAAAGAACCAACCAAAGGACAGGTCTAATCTGCAGAAAGAAGACACACTCTCTGATGAAGAAACTGATGAAGATCAAAGTTTGAAG GAAATGGTGTCTCCAAAATCATTTACTAAGATGGAGAAAAGCAAAGCCCAACCAGGGGACAGTGGGGGATCAAAAAGGAAACGCTCGCAGGAAGCTGAAGAG GTCCCTCCGtcgaagaaaaacaaagttcTTGATGGAAGCCTTATTGGCTCAAGAATCAAAGTATGGTGGCCTGATGACAAGAA GTTCTATAATGGCGTTGTTAAAAAATTTGACGCTAATTCAAAAAAGCACAAG GTTGTGTATGATGATGGTGACATTGAAATACTATTGCTGAAGGATGAGAAATGGGAATTCATTACCCA TAGCAAACAGGACAGCATTGATGACAGTGATCTTCCCAAGAAGAGAGGACGTCCAAAAGTTTTGCGTTCCACCAATAGTATGTCAAATGATGATAGCCCTGTGACTTCAGCGAGATTGAAGGTGAAAAGTGCAGAAAAGGATGCGGGAGAGACACCTAAAGCTGGCAGCAGCCTTAGAAATGAAGGTGGGAGATTGTCTCGGTCCTCTAGCAAGGTGAGCAACAAGGATGAGGCTGTTAGCACTAAAAGTGTCAACAGATCAAAAGATGTGGCTGTCAGCAAGCACAAGGAATCCAGTGTATCTAATCCAAAAGGCCCAAGCACCCAGAAAGCTTCTGATGGATCCAAGTCAAATGGTCTTTCAACAAAAAGAAGGCCAAGGGAGAAAGAAGTGtcatctgaagatgaagaacaGGGGTCTGCAAAAGCATCTATTGGGAACAAGCGCAGAAGGAAGGTCCTTAACTAG